One region of Oryza sativa Japonica Group chromosome 5, ASM3414082v1 genomic DNA includes:
- the LOC107277099 gene encoding uncharacterized protein: MAAEREGAVVAKGHEEGMKMAASLLEEFGLPLGLLPLGDVVEVGFARATGYMWIAQRRKVEHHFRMVGKHVSYDADITGYVKPRCIKKLKGVKAKELMLWPPVNEIAVDEPSTTGKIHFKSLAGVTKTFPVEAFAAGQ, encoded by the coding sequence atggcggcggagagggagggagccgTGGTGGCGAAGGGCCACGAGGAGGGGATGAAGATGGCGGCGTCGCTGCTGGAGGAGTTCGGCCTCCCGCTGGGGCTGCTGCCGCTGGGCGACGTGGTGGAGGTCGGCTTCGCGCGGGCCACGGGCTACATGTGGATCGCGCAGCGGAGGAAGGTGGAGCACCACTTCAGGATGGTGGGCAAGCACGTCAGCTACGACGCCGACATCACCGGCTACGTCAAGCCCAGGTGCATCAAGAAGCTCAAGGGCGTCAAGGCCAAGGAGCTCATGCTCTGGCCCCCCGTCAACGAGATCGCCGTCGACGAACCCTCCACCACCGGCAAGATCCACTTCAAgagcctcgccggcgtcaccaaGACCTTCCCTGTTGaagccttcgccgccggccagtAG